Part of the Rosettibacter firmus genome, CTATTTGGTCAAATAACACCGATAACTCCAGTCGGACTCAGGGATTTTACTATCAATAAATTCGATAAAATAGTTTACGCAAGAGATAATTACAACGCAATTGTAAACGAATATAATCTTGTAACTGGCGAATCGAAATCTTCTCAGTTTCCTAACCTGCCTGTGTTTGCAAACAAAAGCAGGAAAGCCGTATATGAGAAAGATAAACTTCTTTACATGTATGACTTTGGAAAAGATTCGACATATTTTCTTGGACCCGCAATCAACTACGATCCGTACTTATCTTTCTCTCCCAATGATATTGGTTTGCTAGAGGGACAGAATGATACATTAAAATATTTCTTATTTACTAACAACAGTATAAAACCACAATCCTCTGTTCAGAATTTGCGTTATTCCCAGAATCCACCTTCGTGGGTAACCGATACGACAGTTATTATTTCTGATCCACATATAGAGGCACTGCTTTTATATAACACTATCTCCGGGAAAGAAGATACAATTTTGGTTACACCATATACAGGACGAGTAACTGAAATTTTCGGATTTGATTACAATAAGAAATATAACTTAATTGCTTATAGTTACGAAACCCAGCCGAACACAAGGATACATTTGTTCGATATGAAAACAGGAAAGGACAGCGTTGCTTTTCATCTTGAAAGTGATATGCCTAATTCTACGTGTGCGGATGGGGCACCCTTATCTTTTGATTATTTAAAATGGGCGTCGGACAGTAACAAATTACTTTTCTTTGGAAATTTTGCTACAAATAGCGTTGCAGGCATTTACACTTATTACCTTGATAAAGATTCAACTTTATTACTTTCTGATTGCCACGATTTCGGATTAAAGACTGACGCTGAATGGATGAGTAATGATACGGTCATTTTTTCAAATCAAACTGCTTTCAGAGTTTACTCATTACTTGTCCCTAAAATAACCACTTCCGTCGATGATGAGGACAGCTATGTTCCAAAGTCCTTCATCATCTTTCAGAACTATCCAAATCCTTTTAATAGCTCTACAACATTTCAGTTTGAAAATAATGAACCCGGAAACGTTGAATTAAACATCTATAATATTTTGGGAGAATTGATATTTAAACACTCATTGGGTCAGATTAATGCTGGTAGGCATTCATTCAGTTGGAATGGAAGAAACAAAAATGGAAGTAATGTGAGTTCAGGTATTTACATAGCGAGGTTACATTTTAAAAACTTGTCAAAAAGTGTTTTCGTTAAATCTATAAAACTACAGTTAATTAAATAAGGAGTGCGAAATGAAACTAATAATTTTTTTAATAAGTATATTTATTTCATTTAATGTTGTATTGGCGCAATCAGCACGGTATTCTCAGGACGCATTACCAGCAGGATATGTAAGCAGTACATCATCTACCAAGATTTCTTCTATAAACTTAACAGGTACTTTTAATGAGTTAGTAATTGCAATCGGTTTTCCAGATAGAAATCCTACTGAAACATATCCTCGACTTTATTCAAGTACAACTTATCCTTTACTTGGTGCATTTCCGAATGGAACTCTAGTAAACGACTACGTAAATCAACAAGGCGGTTCCATCCCGATTGATCAATGGTTCTAACCGGGGTTTGATACATATTTTGATACACAATCTAATGGTGATTATAATGTGGATTTTACATTTGTGAAACAACCCAACGGTAATATTTATACTACAACTCACAATTATAATTATTTTTACCTCCTCAATGGTAGCAGCAACCTAAGTGTTATGTACAACCAACGCAATTCAATTTTATCGGAGGTTGCACGAAAAATGGTTGCTGATAATTCAGGAATTTTTACCGGGATTACTGCCTTACATTGCATATTCAATACACCTGGTAATACCGATCGTAATGAATTTTGTGATTGGGGTTCGGGTACAATTGATGAATCAATTACGCTAACTGATGCTTTGGGAGGAACCTTGTGGACGGGGCCTATTACCATGCAGTGGAATCTTGAGGATCTAATACATGAGAGGATGCACATTATAGGAACGATTTCGGGATCACC contains:
- a CDS encoding FlgD immunoglobulin-like domain containing protein → MKKYKVLLTFLIGISNYLFGQITPITPVGLRDFTINKFDKIVYARDNYNAIVNEYNLVTGESKSSQFPNLPVFANKSRKAVYEKDKLLYMYDFGKDSTYFLGPAINYDPYLSFSPNDIGLLEGQNDTLKYFLFTNNSIKPQSSVQNLRYSQNPPSWVTDTTVIISDPHIEALLLYNTISGKEDTILVTPYTGRVTEIFGFDYNKKYNLIAYSYETQPNTRIHLFDMKTGKDSVAFHLESDMPNSTCADGAPLSFDYLKWASDSNKLLFFGNFATNSVAGIYTYYLDKDSTLLLSDCHDFGLKTDAEWMSNDTVIFSNQTAFRVYSLLVPKITTSVDDEDSYVPKSFIIFQNYPNPFNSSTTFQFENNEPGNVELNIYNILGELIFKHSLGQINAGRHSFSWNGRNKNGSNVSSGIYIARLHFKNLSKSVFVKSIKLQLIK